The sequence CGTCGCTGATGCGCGTCCCGTCGGGATGCCCGTTCCACCCCCGTTGCCATTTCCGCTTCGAGCCGTGTGACAAGGAGCGTCCGGAGCTCGAGTTCCGGGGCGAGCATGAGGATGCGTGCTTCCTCGCTCCGGATGCGAAGGACGCCGGCCGTGCTGAGATCCTCGGGGTGAAGGCTTGAACGGGACGCCCCTCATCGAGGTTCGGAACCTCGTGAAATGGTTCCCGATCACGCGAGGTATCGTGTTCAAGAAGACGATCGGCCACGTCCACGCGGTCGACGACGTCAGCTTCGACATCTTCGAGGGTGAGACGCTCGGCCTGGTGGGGGAGACGGGTTGCGGTAAGACCACGACCGGACGGCTGGTGCTGCGCTTGCTGGCGCCCACCTCCGGGACGATCCGGTTCAGGGGTCGGGACATCACACACTTGTCCGCGAAGCAGTTAAGGCCGCTGCGACGAGAGATCCAGATCATCTTCCAGGACCCCTTCGCGAGCCTCGACCCCCGGATGACCGTCGGCACGATCATCGGCGAGCCGCTGACGATCCACCACCTCGCGGACGGAGCCGCGGCACGCCGACGCGTTCAAGAGCTGATGGAGCGGGTTGGTCTCAATCCCGACCGGCACAACCGGTATCCCCACGAGTTCTCCGGTGGCCAGCGGCAACGCGTCGGGATCGCCCGAGCGCTCGCCGTCGAGCCGAAGTTGATCGTGTGCGACGAGCCCGTCAGCGCGCTCGACGTGTCGATCCAGGCGCAGATCATCAACCTCCTGCACGATCTGCAGGAGGAGCTGAAGCTCACGTATCTCTTCATCGCACACGACCTTTCGGTCGTCCGGCATGTCAGCGATCGCGTCGCGGTGATGTACCTGGGCAAGATCGTCGAGATCGCGCGCGGTTCCGACCTCTATCGCTCGGCCCGGCATCCGTACACGGGCGCGCTGCTCTCGGCGATCCCGTCACCCGATCCGATCATCGCGCGCGAGCACAAGCGGATCCCGCTCCGAGGGGACGTTCCCTCGCCGGTCAACCCGCCGGCGGGGTGCCGCTTCCATCCCCGCTGCCCCGTCGCCGCCGCGAACCCCGACGAGCGGATGGCGACCTGCTCGACCGTCGTTCCCGAGCTGACCGACATGGGAACCGACCACATCGCGGCCTGCCACTACCCGTTGGCGCCGACCGAGGCCGCCGCGATCACCGGCATCTCGGCCGATACGCCCCTGACGAAGGGCACGAAGACTCGCAAGGCTTCGCGACCCAAGGCGAGAGATTAGGCTGAACGGAT comes from Actinomycetota bacterium and encodes:
- a CDS encoding ABC transporter ATP-binding protein, whose protein sequence is MNGTPLIEVRNLVKWFPITRGIVFKKTIGHVHAVDDVSFDIFEGETLGLVGETGCGKTTTGRLVLRLLAPTSGTIRFRGRDITHLSAKQLRPLRREIQIIFQDPFASLDPRMTVGTIIGEPLTIHHLADGAAARRRVQELMERVGLNPDRHNRYPHEFSGGQRQRVGIARALAVEPKLIVCDEPVSALDVSIQAQIINLLHDLQEELKLTYLFIAHDLSVVRHVSDRVAVMYLGKIVEIARGSDLYRSARHPYTGALLSAIPSPDPIIAREHKRIPLRGDVPSPVNPPAGCRFHPRCPVAAANPDERMATCSTVVPELTDMGTDHIAACHYPLAPTEAAAITGISADTPLTKGTKTRKASRPKARD